One genomic window of Glycine max cultivar Williams 82 chromosome 16, Glycine_max_v4.0, whole genome shotgun sequence includes the following:
- the LOC100500218 gene encoding ARG7 auxin responsive family protein, translated as MAIKKSNKLPQADVIKQIVRRCSSFGKKQQGYNEEGGLPEDVPKGHFAVYVGENRTRYIVPISWLAHPQFQSLLQRAEEEFGFNHDMGLTIPCDEVVFEFLTSMIR; from the coding sequence ATGGCCATCAAAAAATCCAATAAGCTACCCCAAGCAGATGTGATCAAGCAAATTGTGAGAAGGTGTTCAAGTTTTGGGAAGAAGCAGCAGGGCTACAATGAAGAGGGTGGTCTTCCAGAAGATGTGCCAAAAGGGCACTTTGCAGTGTATGTTGGTGAAAACAGGACAAGATATATTGTCCCAATTTCATGGTTAGCTCATCCACAATTTCAAAGCTTGCTCCAAAGAGCTGAGGAGGAGTTTGGCTTCAATCATGACATGGGCCTTACCATCCCATGTGATGAAGTTGTTTTTGAGTTTCTTACCTCAATGATTAGATGA